A region of Dermochelys coriacea isolate rDerCor1 chromosome 1, rDerCor1.pri.v4, whole genome shotgun sequence DNA encodes the following proteins:
- the LOC119863568 gene encoding olfactory receptor 52N4-like, with the protein MASFNLTRSNPSTFILIGIPGLEATHILISIFFSVCYIIGLLGNFMVLFVVGKEQTLHKPMYLLLCMLALTDISTSTSVVPKALCIFWFNLKGITMGGCLSQMFFLHAASVMHSAVLVTMAFDRYVAICNPLSYATILTNSRIAKLGLVGLIRAVLFILPMPLLVSIQPFCANHIIPHTHCDHMAVAKMSCGDITVNRIYGLVIALVVIGSDLMLITLSYGLIFRAVLRISSKKAHQKALNTCTAHICVILTSYTPSLFSFMTHRFGQHIAPHIHIILANTYFLVPPLLNPIIYGVKTKELRDKVGKYTCKM; encoded by the coding sequence ATGGCATCTTTCAACCTCACCCGCTCTAACCCTTCAACATTCATCCTAATTGGAATACCTGGCCTGGAAGCTACCCACATACTGATTTCCATCTTTTTCTCTGTGTGCTACATTATTGGCCTTTTGGGAAATTTCATGGTTCTGTTTGTTGTAGGTAAGGAGCAGACCCTGCACAAGCCAATGTAcctgctgctctgcatgctggCGCTTACAGACATCAGCACTTCTACCTCTGTTGTGCCGAAGGCACTGTGtatattttggttcaatttgaaaGGCATTACTATGGGTGGCTGCCTCAGCCAGATGTTCTTTCTTCATGCAGCTTCTGTGATGCACTCAGCCGTCCTAGTGACAATGGCCTTTGATCGCTACGTTGCCATATGTAACCCTCTGAGTTATGCCACCATCCTTACCAACTCACGAATAGCTAAGCTAGGGCTAGTGGGTTTGATAagagctgttctcttcattctgcCCATGCCCCTGCTAGTGAGCATACAGCCATTTTGTGCCAATCACATTATCCCCCATACGCACTGTGACCACATGGCTGTGGCAAAGATGTCATGTGGAGACATCACAGTCAACAGGATATATGGCTTGGTAATAGCACTTGTAGTCATCGGGTCTGACCTGATGCTCATTACCCTGTCCTATGGTCTGATCTTCAGGGCTGTCCTCAGAATTTCCTCCAAGAAAGCCCACCAGAAAGCCCTCAACACCTGCACAGCCCATATCTGTGTGATACTGACGTCTTATACCCCCTCGCTTTTCTCCTTTATGACACACCGGTTTGGTCAGCACATCGCTCCACACATTCATATCATCTTAGCCAACACCTATTTCCTTGTCCCTCCGCTGCTCAACCCTATAATTTATGGGGTCAAAACCAAAGAGCTTCGTGACAAAGTGGGCAAATACACCTGCAAAATGTGA